CCAATCAGATTGGAAATCAAAAGTTCTTTAATGAAATTAACAGGTTGTAACAATGTTAATGTCAAAGCTAAAAGCTATGAAGAACCTAAAAACGAAATTGCGTGTTCATGTGTAGTTCTAATGAATACTAATAAGTAAAACAATTATGGCTAAATTAAACTACACGATTGAAAAAATTCTAATAACTAACGAACAGATTAATGAAGCAACAGTTAAAGCTGCTGACTGAATTAATCAAACTTATAAAGATGATGAAATCATTATGGTAGGGATCTTAAAAGGATGTATTCCTTTTATTGGAAAAATCATCGATAAGATCGAATGCGAAATGATTTTAGACTTTATGACCTTAAGTTCATTTAAGGGTGAGACTAAATCACAAGGTACTCCTAAGATTGTTATGGACTTAGCGTACGACGTTGCGGGAAAAAACGTTTTGTTAGTAGAAGATATCATCGATAGTGGTAACACCATTAAGATTGTTTTAGATCTACTAAAACAAAGAGGCGCCAAATCGGTTAGATTACTAACCTTATTAGATAAACCTTCAGGTCGTGAAGTGGATGTTAAAGCAGACTACGTTTGTTTTGAAGTTCCACACGGTTTTTTAGTAGGTTTTGGTCTCGATTACAAGGACAAATTAAGAAACTTACCTTACGTTGCGCATATGGCGCTAAATGACAAAAAATAAGATTTATAAAATATAATTATTTAATATGTCGAACACATCTAATTTTAACGAGCGGGTGACTGAAAACGCCAAGCCGCCCAAAAATGTTAAGTCGATTATTTGAAAAACAATAGGAATTATCATAGTGATGGCAATCATCATTGGTTTAATTCTTTTTTATGTTTTACCAAGAAATACGATTGCCAACATTTCAAATATTCAATACGTTGATGGAAATTTAGTGGCAACTGCCAACATCAATGGTAGAAACGGTAGATTTATCCTAGATCTGCAAAACTCGACTTATCAGACGAGTTATACATCTGGATTATCATTATCGATTAGTGTCTTTTTAAGAAACTTAAATAATGCTAATGGTCAATCTTTCTTTGTTTCATTAATTAGACCGGCAACTTCATCAACTAATGATGCAGTGTTTAATATTGCTAACCTATCAATTAACCAAACCAGAGGAGTAGCTACATTAGTTACTGAAGGTGGATCATTCAGTGCTGTATTAACTAGCACTGTAACAGCTTTACCACTAGCTGGTCAAAAATTCTTACCAGCTAATTTCAATATTGATACTGCAAGTCTTAATGACTACCGACCCGCTGGTGCAATTAATGGTATTCAAAGATTATTAGCAGTAGGTAATGTTCGATTACCAGATCAAAGCGCTGCAATCTTAACTCAATTCTTAGCAAGCATTATTCCATTTGTAATTCTGATTGTAATCTACATCGTGATTGCAAGAAGATTTAGTAGAACAATGGGTGCTGGTGGTGCAATTGGTGAAGATGGCGAAAATGTCTTTACAATTGGTAAATCTCAAGCTAAGTTAGCTAAGTCAACTTTCAAATTTACTGATGTTGCTGGGATTGAAGAAGAAAAGAGTGAATTAATCGAATTAGTTGACTACTTAAAACGCCCTGGAAAATATGTTCAAATGGGTGCAAGAACACCTAGAGGTGTAGTTTTATATGGACCTCCAGGAACTGGTAAAACCTTATTAGCTAAAGCAGTAGCTGGTGAAGCTGGTGTACCATTCTTCCAAGTAACTGGTTCTGCATTTGAAGATATGTTAGTAGGGGTGGGTGCTAAGAGAGTTAGAAACCTATTTGCTAAAGCTAAAAAAGCTGCTCCTTGTATTATCTTTATTGATGAAATTGATTCAGTTGGTTCTAAACGTGGTAAGTATGAGATCTCTGCTGGTTCAGCTACTGATCAAACACTTAACCAATTGTTAGCTGAAATGGATGGTTTTAGTACCAGAACTGGAATCATTGTAATGGCAGCAACTAACCGATTAGATGTATTAGATGATGCACTATTACGTCCAGGAAGATTTGATAGACACATTCAAGTTAATCTTCCAGATATTAAAGAACGTGAAGCAATCTTAAAAATTCACTCTAAAAATAAGAATATTTCTTCTAAAGTGAATCTAATGGATATTGCTAGAAGAACACCAGGATTCAGCGGTGCTCAACTTGAAAACGTACTAAACGAAGCTACTTTATTAGCAGTAAGAGCTGATCGTACAAGTATCTCATTATCTGATATTGATGAAGCAATTGACCGTGTTATTGCTGGTCCTGCTAAAAAATCAAGAGTAATTAGTGACTTTGAAAAAAATCAAGTTGCTCACCACGAAGCTGGTCACGCTTTAGTAGGTTTACACCTAAAAGGTGCTGATGAAGTTCAAAAGATTACGATTATTCCTCGTGGACAAGCTGGTGGTTATACTTTATCAACTCCTAAAGATGCTGAACTTAACTTAAAGAAAAAATCAGATTTATTAAACATGATTGCAGGTGCACTAGGTGGAAGAGCATCTGAAGAATTATTCTTTGGTAAAGATGCAATTTCAACAGGGGCATCTAATGACTTCTATAAAGCAACCAATATTGCTAAAACAATGGTTACCCAACTGGGGATGTCTGATTTAGGAATTACTCAATTCTTACCATCTGAAGGCGGAATCAACCCTAATGCTCGTTACTACTCAGAAAACACTGCACAAAAAATTGATCAAGAGATTGCTAAGATCTTAGAAGAACAATACAAAGTTGCTTACAAGATCATTAATGACAATCAAAATGAATTAAAACTAATTGTTGAAGCATTATTAATTCAAGAAACAATTGTTAAGAATGATATTGACTACATTCACGAACACTTGAAACTACCTGAAGCAATTATCAAACTAAAAGAAGAACAAGCTAAAGAAAAGGCTGCAGCTCAAAAAGAAGAAGAAGCTGAAAAAGCTAAAGAAGAAAAATCTGATTCTTCTCAACCTAAAGAAGAATCTAAAGAAGAATCTTCAACTAGTGCAGCTGACTCTAATTAATTGTTATCATTAAACAGATTAGTTAACTAATCTGTTTTTTTATCTTGAACCAACACAAAATGGAAAATAGATCTGCTTTTATAAATCTATTAATTCGAATAATTGATAATTTCACTTATTCAGAACAGTTTTTAAATTTGATCGACAAGAAAGGATCAAATGGAGATTTTGTTGATTCATTAACACCTTTTATTAATAAGATCTCACAGTTTGCTAACCGCGAAGATAATCGGATTAGTTTTTATAATTCTTTAAAACTCATAGCTTTATATATTAAAGAAACTGTCAAAACAACTTTGGGATCAATTTTATACGATCTAACCCATCAAGCAGCACATTATTTGAATGAAAATAAATGAAATCGTAATCACGTAATCGAATGCTTTTATCGTGCTTTATTAGATTGCAAAAACAAATATAAATTACGAATTGGGGATAAAAGTTTTTACGACATCTTATACCCAGTTCTTAAATACCTTTATTTAAATAACGATTTATCAACTGAAGAGTTGATGGTTCAAAGTAAAAAAATTTTAGATGAAAACTTTAACAAATCATTATTATTAAAATCTAAAGTAGGTCGAGCTTCATATCATGGTAAACGTTCAATCGGAATGTATGATCCAGGAACAGTGTTTGTTTACATCATTCTTGAAGGAATAATTAAAATTTATGATCAGTAAAATTCTTAACCCAAAAGTAAGAAGAGTAATTATTATCACTGCTTGGATTTTAGCGATCATTCCATTGATCGCTACTTATTTCTTTATTAACAAACCGATAGTTTTATATAGTTTATTTTTAGGTATTTACCCGATTGTTCTAACCATCTACTTAGTTCATTATTATTGACACTTAAAAGCAAGAAATAAATTAAATGAACAATATCAATCAAAAGCAATTTTTGAAGGTTTAGAAAAAACTAAGAATATAAAAGTTGAACGAATTAAAGAACAATTTCTTTATAAAGAAACAATTAAACAGATCATTAAATCATCAGATAATGAAATTCAAAATCTTGATAAAAGATTTGATCAACCCAACTTTTATCAAGAATATTTAATTAATGATCAAAATAAAGAATTAAGAATTAGTTGTCTTGAGTTTTGCAAATCAAAGTATCTACTTAACTATCCTTACAAATATGATTGTTACTATTGGGTTGAACTTAAAAACGTTTCAGATGCACCATTCGTTTTACTTAATAAAAAAGAAGCCCAAAACCCTGGATTTACTAAATATTTAATAAACAAACTAAAACCTAACTTACAAGATAAATATGTCTTGTATACAAACCAAGAAAATTTTGATTTAAGTAAAGTAATTGACAACGAGATCCTAAACGATTTATTATTTAAAAAATCCGATCTCAACATCAACCTAATTAATAAAAACAACAAGACATTTTTATTACTAGGAATGAGTTTCAACATTTTTAATCTTTATTATGGATCTGATTATTTTGACGAAACGACCTACAACCAATTAGTGATCCAAAGAGTGGAAAACATCAAGATCTTAACCGATTTATTTTATTCGCTACGCGAATGTATAAATGATTAATAAATAATTCATAATGGCTTATAATTATTAATAGTTAAATATTTAAATATACAAAAATTTCATAATGAAAAGCTTTAAAGCAACAATTATTGATCCATTTGGATTACACGTTAGAACAGCTACCGTTCTATCTTCTACAATGGGTCGTTTTAAATCAAAAGTAACCCTTAAAATCGTTGGCGGTGCAACTGCTGATGTTAAATCAATTATTAATTTAATGTCTT
The Mycoplasma tullyi genome window above contains:
- the hpt gene encoding hypoxanthine phosphoribosyltransferase translates to MAKLNYTIEKILITNEQINEATVKAADWINQTYKDDEIIMVGILKGCIPFIGKIIDKIECEMILDFMTLSSFKGETKSQGTPKIVMDLAYDVAGKNVLLVEDIIDSGNTIKIVLDLLKQRGAKSVRLLTLLDKPSGREVDVKADYVCFEVPHGFLVGFGLDYKDKLRNLPYVAHMALNDKK
- a CDS encoding DAK2 domain-containing protein — encoded protein: MIDKKGSNGDFVDSLTPFINKISQFANREDNRISFYNSLKLIALYIKETVKTTLGSILYDLTHQAAHYLNENKWNRNHVIECFYRALLDCKNKYKLRIGDKSFYDILYPVLKYLYLNNDLSTEELMVQSKKILDENFNKSLLLKSKVGRASYHGKRSIGMYDPGTVFVYIILEGIIKIYDQ
- the ftsH gene encoding ATP-dependent zinc metalloprotease FtsH, which produces MSNTSNFNERVTENAKPPKNVKSIIWKTIGIIIVMAIIIGLILFYVLPRNTIANISNIQYVDGNLVATANINGRNGRFILDLQNSTYQTSYTSGLSLSISVFLRNLNNANGQSFFVSLIRPATSSTNDAVFNIANLSINQTRGVATLVTEGGSFSAVLTSTVTALPLAGQKFLPANFNIDTASLNDYRPAGAINGIQRLLAVGNVRLPDQSAAILTQFLASIIPFVILIVIYIVIARRFSRTMGAGGAIGEDGENVFTIGKSQAKLAKSTFKFTDVAGIEEEKSELIELVDYLKRPGKYVQMGARTPRGVVLYGPPGTGKTLLAKAVAGEAGVPFFQVTGSAFEDMLVGVGAKRVRNLFAKAKKAAPCIIFIDEIDSVGSKRGKYEISAGSATDQTLNQLLAEMDGFSTRTGIIVMAATNRLDVLDDALLRPGRFDRHIQVNLPDIKEREAILKIHSKNKNISSKVNLMDIARRTPGFSGAQLENVLNEATLLAVRADRTSISLSDIDEAIDRVIAGPAKKSRVISDFEKNQVAHHEAGHALVGLHLKGADEVQKITIIPRGQAGGYTLSTPKDAELNLKKKSDLLNMIAGALGGRASEELFFGKDAISTGASNDFYKATNIAKTMVTQLGMSDLGITQFLPSEGGINPNARYYSENTAQKIDQEIAKILEEQYKVAYKIINDNQNELKLIVEALLIQETIVKNDIDYIHEHLKLPEAIIKLKEEQAKEKAAAQKEEEAEKAKEEKSDSSQPKEESKEESSTSAADSN
- a CDS encoding HPr family phosphocarrier protein, coding for MKSFKATIIDPFGLHVRTATVLSSTMGRFKSKVTLKIVGGATADVKSIINLMSLAVKQNTDVEFIIEGEDEEQACVELEKALKDNKLI